The following DNA comes from Geothrix edaphica.
TCGCCGGATGGGAAGCTGCTGCTGGTGGCGCGCCTCCAGCGCCCCTTCTCCTACCTGGTGCCGGTCTTCCAGTTCCCCATCCGCGAAGAGGTCTGGGACCGCGCCGGCAAGCTCGTCCACACCGCCGCGGACCTGCCCCTGGCTGAGGGCATCCCCCTCGAAGGCGTCCGCACGGGGCCGCGGCACCTGCACTGGCGGCCCACGGAGCCGGCCACCCTGGCCTGGGCCGAGGCCCTGGACGGCGGCGATCCCAAGCAGAAGGCCGAGTTCCGCGACCGCGTGCTGACCCAGGCGGCACCCTTCAAGGCTGCTCCGACTGAGCTGATCCGCCTCAAGGCCCGCCTCGCGGGCCTCGAGTGGGGCGAGCGCGGCGACCTGGCCGTGGTGCGGGAGCATGACCGGGACCGCCGGTGGAACCGCACCTGGCTGATCGCTCCCGCGAAGCCCGCGGAAGCCCGCCTGGCCTTCGACCTCAGCGCCAACGACCGCTACAAGGCTCCCGGCACGTTCCTGACCCGCCTGCTGTCCAACGGCCACACGGCCCTGCGTGAAGAGAGCGGGAAGCTCTTCCTCACCGGCGCCGGCGCCACGCCCTCCGGCGACCGGCCCTTCCTCGACCGCTTCGATCCCGCTTCGATGAAGTCCGAACGCCTCTTCCGCTGCGGCGAAGATGTCTATGAGTCTCCCCTCGCCCTGCTGCCGGATGGCCGCTTCATCACCCGGCGCGAGAGTCCCACCGAAGCGCCGAACTACCTCCTGCACGGCTCCGCCCAGGACGCCCCCACGAAGGCCCTCACGACCTTCACGGATCCCCTCCCCGAGCTCCGGAAGATCCAGAAGAAGCTCGTGAAGTACACGCGGCCCGATGGCGTGGCCCTCAGCTTCACCCTGTACCTGCCGCCGGACTACAAGGCCGGCGAGCGGCGCCCCGCCGTGGTCTGGGCCTATCCCCTGGAGTTCACGGACGCCGGCACCGCCGGCCAGGTGAGCGGCTCCGCCAACCGCTTCACCACCATCAGCGGCATGTCCCACCTGTTCTTCCTGCTCTCGGGCTACGTGGTGCTGGACAGCGCCACCATGCCCGTGGTGGGCGATCCCAAGACCGTGAACGACACCTACCTGGAGCAGGTGGTCGCCAGCGCCAAGGCCGCCATCGACAAGGCCGACGAGCTGGGCGTCATCGATCCCAAGCGCGTGGGCGTGGGCGGCCACAGCTACGGCGCCTTCATGACCGCCAACCTGCTGGCCCATTCCACCCTCTTCAAGGCCGGCATCGCCCGCAGCGGCGCCTACAACCGCACGCTGACGCCCTTCGGCTTCCAGAGCGAGCGGCGCACGCTGTGGGAGGCGCCGGAGATGTACCTGAAGGTGTCGCCCTTCATGGCCGCCAACCACTTCAATGCGCCCATCCTGCTCATCCACGGGGAGGCCGACAACAACCAGGGCACCTTCCCCATCCAGAGCGAGCGCCTCTACGCCGCCCTCAAGGGCAACGGCCAGACCGCCCGCTACGTCACCCTGCCCCTGGAGAGCCACGGCTATGTGGCCCGCGAATCCGTGGAGCACACCCTGTGGGAGATGCTCCACTGGTTCGACAAGCACCTGAAGAACTGATCACTCCACCGCCACGCCGCTGTCCGGCCAGCGCTTGGTGTCGGCGGCACCTTCGGCTTGGCCCGCGCGCACCAGGATCACCTGGGCGCAGCCCTGCTTCGGGACGCCCTTGAGGGCATGGCCCAGGTTCTTCAGGGCCTCCTGAGTAGCTGCGGGGATGCTGGCCTCCACCTGGATGCGGTCCGGCAGCCACTGGTGGTGGAAGCGGGGGGCATCCACGGCGGCCCGGACGCCCATGCCGAAGTCCACCACGTTGAGCACGGTGTTCAGCACGGTGGCGGGAATGGTACGCCCGCCGGGGCTGCCGCTCACCATGAACACCGCCCCGTCCTTCACAAGGATCACAGGGCACATGCTCGACAGCGGCCGCTTGCCCGGCTGGGCCAGGTTCGGCGCCGTGCCGATGCGGCCCGTGGCATCCGTGAGCCCAGGTCCGGCGTTGAAGTCGCCCAGCTCGTTGTTCAGCAGGAAGCCGGCGCCAGGCACGATGCGGCGTAGGCCGTAGCTCTCCTCCAGCGTGTAGGTGAGGCTCACGGCGTTCCCGTCGCGGTCGAGGACGGACAGGTGGGTGGTGTGCGGGCGATCCGGCTCCCAGGAGAACCGGGCCGGATCCGAGGCCGAGGCCCGGTCGGGCCGGATGGTGGCGCGCAGCTCTGCCGCGTAGGTCTTGGAGAGCAGCCGCGCCATCGGAATATCCGGATTGAAGCCGGGATCGCCGATGAACTGGGCGCGGTCCGCAAAGGCGCGGCGCAGGGCCTCCGCCGTCAGGTGGACCG
Coding sequences within:
- a CDS encoding S9 family peptidase, giving the protein MLRPLAPFLCLALAAQPTPYQKAPKAIQAVLDAPGTPSLIASPVGDRFLLAEFERHPPIRALAQPMARLAGLRLDTRTRGPHHPPQLKSLAIQALKGGPATSIALPAGVALGQPRWSPDGRRFVLTGAGARATELWVGEAATGKLHRVPGLSLNAVLGQPLDWLPDGSLIAKAVPANQGPVPQAPEVPVGPRIQETEGKAAPAPTYQDLLQNAFDETLFEFLGQSQLVRVDLATGTVKPIGRPGLYAEVQPSPDGKLLLVARLQRPFSYLVPVFQFPIREEVWDRAGKLVHTAADLPLAEGIPLEGVRTGPRHLHWRPTEPATLAWAEALDGGDPKQKAEFRDRVLTQAAPFKAAPTELIRLKARLAGLEWGERGDLAVVREHDRDRRWNRTWLIAPAKPAEARLAFDLSANDRYKAPGTFLTRLLSNGHTALREESGKLFLTGAGATPSGDRPFLDRFDPASMKSERLFRCGEDVYESPLALLPDGRFITRRESPTEAPNYLLHGSAQDAPTKALTTFTDPLPELRKIQKKLVKYTRPDGVALSFTLYLPPDYKAGERRPAVVWAYPLEFTDAGTAGQVSGSANRFTTISGMSHLFFLLSGYVVLDSATMPVVGDPKTVNDTYLEQVVASAKAAIDKADELGVIDPKRVGVGGHSYGAFMTANLLAHSTLFKAGIARSGAYNRTLTPFGFQSERRTLWEAPEMYLKVSPFMAANHFNAPILLIHGEADNNQGTFPIQSERLYAALKGNGQTARYVTLPLESHGYVARESVEHTLWEMLHWFDKHLKN